In the genome of Streptomyces collinus, one region contains:
- a CDS encoding ABC transporter ATP-binding protein: MTSAVTIPRHGGTGGRTAVAARARQVVKAYGSGETRVVALDHVDVDIARGQFTAIMGPSGSGKSTLMHCLAGLDTVTGGQIYLDETEITGLKDKKLTRLRRDRIGFIFQAFNLLPTLNAIENITLPMDIAGRKPDKEWLTRVVETVGLADRLKHRPTQLSGGQQQRVAVARALAARPEIIFGDEPTGNLDSRAGAEVLGFLRRSVDELGQTIVMVTHDPVAASYADRVLYLADGRIVDEMFKPTAEAVLDRMKDFDARGRTS, encoded by the coding sequence GTGACTTCGGCTGTGACCATTCCCAGGCACGGGGGTACTGGAGGGCGTACGGCCGTTGCCGCGCGGGCGCGGCAGGTCGTGAAGGCGTACGGATCCGGTGAGACCCGCGTCGTCGCCCTCGACCACGTCGACGTGGACATCGCACGCGGCCAGTTCACCGCGATCATGGGTCCCTCGGGATCCGGCAAGTCCACCCTCATGCACTGCCTCGCCGGACTCGACACCGTGACGGGCGGCCAGATCTACCTCGACGAGACCGAGATCACCGGTCTGAAGGACAAGAAGCTCACGCGGCTGCGCCGGGACCGGATCGGGTTCATCTTCCAGGCGTTCAACCTGCTGCCGACGCTGAACGCGATCGAGAACATCACCCTGCCCATGGACATCGCCGGCCGCAAGCCCGACAAGGAGTGGCTGACGCGGGTCGTGGAGACCGTCGGGCTCGCCGACCGTCTCAAGCACCGGCCCACCCAGCTCTCCGGCGGCCAGCAGCAGCGCGTCGCCGTGGCGCGGGCGCTCGCCGCCCGGCCCGAGATCATCTTCGGGGACGAGCCGACCGGAAACCTCGACTCGCGCGCCGGCGCCGAGGTCCTCGGCTTCCTGCGCCGGTCCGTCGACGAGCTGGGCCAGACCATCGTGATGGTCACCCACGACCCGGTGGCCGCCAGTTACGCGGACCGGGTGCTGTATCTCGCCGACGGCCGCATCGTCGACGAGATGTTCAAGCCGACCGCGGAGGCCGTCCTCGACCGCATGAAGGACTTCGACGCCCGGGGGCGCACGTCATGA
- a CDS encoding MFS transporter: MGSTSSAEREAARPAAAGRRGAVVAALMLSMALAALDATIVSTAVPQIVGDLGGFSVFSWLFSGYLLAVTVTLPVYGKLSDTFGRKPVLIAGSVLFLLGSLLCALAWNMGALIAFRIVQGLGGGALQGTVQTLAADLYPLKDRPKIQSKLSTVWAVSAVAGPGLGGVLAAYADWRWIFLINLPIGALALWLIVRHLHEPEREATAHARVDWAGALAVFACGGVLLTALVQGGVAWPWLSAPSLALFGAGLALVAVVVLVERRAAEPIIPGWVWRRRTIAAVNLALGALGLLMVAPSVFLPTYAQSVLGLAPVAAGFVLSVWTLSWPVSAALSQHVYRRIGFRNTAMLGIGTASLILFAFPFLPYPGQAWQPALLMLLLGAALGLFQLPLIVGVQSTVGWAERGTTTASVLFCRQTGQTIGAALFGAVANGVLAARLGGAGDLDSVTRALDSGSAPEATRRAIADAVHAVYLGAACAAALAFLVLLFLAPRRFPVLKD; the protein is encoded by the coding sequence GTGGGCAGCACCAGTTCCGCGGAACGCGAGGCCGCACGACCCGCCGCGGCCGGCCGGCGCGGCGCAGTCGTCGCGGCGCTGATGCTCTCGATGGCGCTGGCTGCGCTCGACGCGACCATCGTCTCGACCGCCGTCCCGCAGATCGTCGGGGACCTGGGCGGTTTCTCCGTCTTCTCCTGGCTGTTCTCCGGCTATCTGCTGGCCGTGACCGTCACCCTGCCCGTGTACGGCAAGCTCTCCGACACCTTCGGCCGCAAGCCGGTCCTCATCGCGGGGTCGGTGCTCTTCCTCCTCGGGTCGCTGCTGTGCGCGCTGGCCTGGAACATGGGGGCGCTCATCGCCTTCCGCATCGTGCAGGGCCTGGGCGGCGGCGCGCTCCAGGGCACGGTGCAGACACTCGCCGCCGACCTGTATCCGCTGAAGGACCGGCCGAAGATCCAGTCGAAGCTGTCGACGGTGTGGGCGGTCTCCGCGGTCGCCGGCCCCGGACTCGGCGGAGTGCTCGCCGCGTACGCGGACTGGCGCTGGATCTTCCTGATCAACCTGCCGATCGGCGCGCTCGCGCTGTGGCTGATCGTGCGTCACCTCCACGAGCCGGAGCGGGAGGCCACCGCGCACGCGCGCGTGGACTGGGCGGGGGCCCTCGCGGTGTTCGCCTGTGGCGGCGTTCTGCTCACGGCCCTGGTGCAGGGCGGGGTGGCATGGCCGTGGCTCTCGGCGCCCTCGCTGGCCCTGTTCGGTGCGGGACTCGCCCTGGTCGCGGTCGTGGTGCTGGTGGAGCGCCGGGCGGCGGAGCCGATCATCCCGGGCTGGGTCTGGCGGCGCCGTACGATCGCCGCGGTCAATCTGGCCCTGGGCGCGCTGGGCCTGCTGATGGTCGCGCCGTCGGTCTTCCTGCCCACCTACGCCCAGTCCGTGCTGGGCCTCGCTCCCGTGGCCGCCGGATTCGTCCTGTCCGTCTGGACGTTGAGCTGGCCGGTGTCGGCGGCGCTGAGCCAGCACGTGTACCGCAGGATCGGTTTCCGCAACACGGCGATGCTGGGCATCGGCACGGCCTCACTGATCCTGTTCGCGTTCCCCTTCCTGCCCTACCCCGGGCAGGCCTGGCAGCCGGCCCTGCTGATGCTGCTGCTCGGCGCCGCGCTGGGCCTGTTCCAGCTGCCGCTCATCGTCGGTGTGCAGTCGACGGTGGGTTGGGCGGAGCGCGGTACGACGACCGCGTCCGTGCTGTTCTGCCGCCAGACCGGCCAGACGATCGGCGCGGCGTTGTTCGGCGCGGTCGCCAACGGGGTGCTGGCCGCGCGGCTCGGCGGGGCGGGCGACCTCGACTCGGTGACGCGGGCACTCGACTCGGGCAGCGCGCCGGAGGCGACCCGGCGGGCCATCGCCGACGCGGTGCACGCGGTCTATCTGGGGGCGGCGTGCGCGGCGGCCCTGGCCTTCCTGGTGCTGCTGTTCCTCGCGCCCCGAAGGTTTCCGGTACTGAAGGACTGA
- a CDS encoding GNAT family N-acetyltransferase gives MVTLEPLRAEHADALLAFERENRAYFARTVPDRGDAFFTAAGFAARLRALLDEQHARACRFHVVLGEDGELVGRVNLMDLVDGSAELGYRVGEQAAGRGVATAAVTQVCRLAATDYGLTSLTAVTTLDNPASMKVLARSGFIRVENITVGGRPGVRYERRHLDAAPGNP, from the coding sequence ATGGTGACCTTGGAGCCCTTGCGGGCGGAACACGCGGACGCGCTGCTGGCCTTCGAGCGGGAGAACCGGGCGTACTTCGCCCGCACCGTGCCGGACCGCGGGGACGCCTTCTTCACGGCGGCGGGATTCGCCGCGCGCCTTCGAGCACTCCTCGACGAGCAGCACGCGCGCGCGTGCCGCTTCCACGTAGTCCTCGGGGAGGACGGCGAGCTGGTCGGCCGGGTGAACCTGATGGACCTGGTGGACGGCAGCGCCGAACTCGGCTACCGCGTCGGCGAACAGGCCGCCGGCCGGGGCGTGGCGACGGCGGCCGTGACGCAGGTGTGCCGGCTGGCCGCCACCGACTACGGTCTGACGTCCCTCACCGCGGTCACGACCCTGGACAACCCGGCTTCCATGAAGGTCCTGGCCCGCAGCGGTTTCATCCGGGTGGAGAACATCACGGTGGGTGGACGACCGGGGGTCCGCTACGAGCGCCGGCACCTCGACGCCGCCCCCGGAAACCCCTAG
- a CDS encoding DUF485 domain-containing protein, whose protein sequence is MSYDPSPRYPYRPPDPPPPYDPYTYDTYPWAPQEAPEPAGRRPQRHAALGHHSDLRVLRSAYRWQRRVATLTALGYFVLFLILSAFAPSFMTSTVTDGLPTGLLLALVQVPVTWLAVALYEQTARRRVDPIADRIRKHAELDAKREGAR, encoded by the coding sequence ATGTCCTACGACCCGTCCCCGCGCTACCCGTACCGACCACCCGATCCACCCCCGCCCTACGACCCGTACACGTACGACACCTACCCCTGGGCGCCGCAGGAGGCTCCCGAGCCGGCCGGACGGCGTCCCCAGCGCCACGCCGCGCTCGGACACCACAGCGACCTGCGGGTGTTGCGCAGCGCCTACCGCTGGCAGCGGCGCGTGGCCACGCTCACGGCGCTCGGCTACTTCGTCCTGTTCCTGATCCTGTCGGCGTTCGCGCCCTCGTTCATGACGAGCACCGTCACCGACGGCCTGCCCACCGGCCTGCTGCTGGCGCTCGTCCAGGTTCCCGTGACCTGGCTCGCGGTCGCCCTGTACGAGCAGACGGCCCGCCGTCGCGTCGACCCGATCGCGGACCGGATACGCAAGCACGCCGAGCTGGACGCGAAGCGGGAGGGAGCACGGTGA
- a CDS encoding sodium/solute symporter has product MNTDFSGNAQAMSLVGFSAVATITLLLCVMTGPDRDDLDEFYTGYSSLSPMRNGLAIAGDYISAATVLGTGGVIALFGYDGIVLAMSTALSLMLLMFLLAEPLRNAGRFTMGDALTRRMPGRAVRIAACAVTLAALVPLMLVQLAGTGQLMAFILGFSGESLQTGCIIGVGALMISYAAIGGMKGTALIQILKIVMLLGSGMVVAILILNRFDWDPGALFAAAAQNSGVGSAFLSSGLQFAGGPSPDLDMITAQLTVVLGGGVLPHVTMRMYTASSARQVRRSMSWAVSGVALFVLVITVVGFGATALIGRELIAQVDPQGNTAYLLGSQAAFGADVSSAETFLFTTVTTAVFLTLLASVAGMILACANSLAHDVFAARVQEMSPRREMTVARLSALAVGVPAILLATQVQHRSLQWLVTLSFCLGASAIAPALVYSLFWRRYTRTGLLSTLIGGSLAVLVLMPGTNLVSGSPVSAFPEADFNWFPFTTTGLLSIPLGFACGWLGTIASGRRKSEEQRHQYEAVEGWILAGAVRRDD; this is encoded by the coding sequence GTGAACACCGACTTCAGCGGCAACGCCCAGGCGATGTCCCTCGTCGGCTTCTCCGCCGTCGCCACGATCACGCTGCTGCTGTGCGTGATGACGGGCCCGGACCGGGACGACCTGGACGAGTTCTACACGGGCTACAGCTCCCTGTCCCCCATGCGCAACGGCCTGGCGATCGCCGGTGACTACATCTCCGCCGCGACCGTCCTCGGCACCGGCGGGGTCATCGCCCTGTTCGGCTACGACGGGATCGTGCTGGCAATGAGCACGGCCCTGTCCCTGATGCTGCTGATGTTCCTGCTGGCCGAACCACTGCGCAACGCGGGCCGGTTCACCATGGGCGACGCACTGACCCGCAGGATGCCGGGACGCGCCGTCCGTATCGCCGCCTGTGCGGTGACCCTGGCGGCACTGGTGCCGCTGATGCTCGTCCAGCTGGCGGGGACCGGGCAGCTGATGGCGTTCATCCTCGGCTTCTCGGGCGAGTCACTGCAGACGGGCTGCATCATCGGCGTGGGCGCGCTGATGATCAGCTACGCGGCGATCGGCGGGATGAAGGGCACCGCCCTCATCCAGATCCTGAAGATCGTGATGCTGCTCGGCTCCGGCATGGTGGTCGCGATCCTGATCCTGAACCGGTTCGACTGGGACCCGGGAGCCCTGTTCGCCGCGGCCGCCCAGAACAGCGGAGTGGGCTCGGCGTTCCTCTCCTCGGGCCTGCAGTTCGCGGGCGGCCCCAGCCCCGACCTGGACATGATCACCGCGCAGCTGACGGTGGTCCTCGGCGGCGGCGTCCTGCCGCACGTCACCATGCGCATGTACACGGCCTCCAGTGCCCGGCAGGTGCGGCGCTCGATGTCCTGGGCGGTGTCGGGTGTGGCCCTGTTCGTGCTGGTCATCACGGTCGTCGGCTTCGGCGCGACCGCGCTGATCGGACGGGAACTGATCGCGCAGGTCGACCCGCAGGGCAACACGGCGTATCTGCTCGGATCTCAGGCGGCGTTCGGCGCGGACGTGTCGTCGGCGGAGACGTTCCTGTTCACCACCGTCACCACGGCGGTCTTCCTCACGCTGCTCGCCTCCGTCGCCGGCATGATCCTGGCCTGCGCCAACTCCCTCGCGCACGACGTGTTCGCGGCCCGGGTGCAGGAGATGTCGCCGCGGCGCGAGATGACCGTGGCACGGCTGTCTGCCCTGGCCGTGGGCGTCCCCGCGATCCTCCTGGCCACCCAGGTCCAGCACCGCAGCCTGCAATGGCTGGTCACGCTGTCCTTCTGCCTGGGCGCCTCGGCGATCGCGCCCGCGCTGGTCTACAGCCTCTTCTGGCGCCGCTATACGCGAACGGGCCTGCTCAGCACCCTCATCGGCGGCTCCCTGGCCGTCCTGGTGCTGATGCCGGGCACCAACCTGGTCTCCGGCTCACCCGTCTCGGCCTTCCCCGAAGCCGACTTCAACTGGTTCCCGTTCACCACGACGGGCCTGCTCTCGATACCCCTGGGCTTCGCCTGCGGCTGGCTGGGCACGATCGCCTCCGGCCGCCGGAAGTCCGAGGAGCAGCGCCACCAGTACGAGGCGGTGGAGGGCTGGATCCTGGCGGGCGCGGTACGCAGGGACGACTGA
- a CDS encoding cellulose-binding protein, whose protein sequence is MSSATASPHGFTAVRGRGYRPEQVDEYAEALSADRDAAWERAARLTVLARRMDEELARLREAVARLAPQNYETLGDRARRLFELGEQEAAAVREGAREEARQLVDAARVSAAGVQESARAHAEAVRAEADERARQRLLAAHADADETLGAARREAQEDRGEAVAALREMRQRTSGMLAEQDKERAERWAQTEQEEAAREAALDAHHDEAVTRAEAELSEAEQAFADAEDSARDLEEESHARAAELVDRAREHAQAAEAETDRLLRMHAEQRDDALAHIDRVHTSLTAWAGQAAAE, encoded by the coding sequence ATGAGCAGCGCGACGGCGTCACCGCACGGCTTCACGGCCGTGCGGGGGCGCGGCTACCGTCCCGAGCAGGTCGACGAGTACGCCGAGGCCCTCTCCGCGGACCGGGACGCGGCCTGGGAGCGCGCCGCCCGCCTGACGGTGCTCGCCCGGCGGATGGACGAGGAACTGGCCCGGCTGCGCGAGGCCGTGGCCCGGCTGGCCCCGCAGAACTACGAGACGCTCGGCGACCGGGCACGCCGGCTCTTCGAACTCGGCGAGCAGGAGGCCGCGGCCGTACGGGAGGGGGCGCGGGAAGAGGCGCGCCAACTCGTGGACGCGGCGCGGGTGTCCGCGGCCGGCGTGCAGGAGTCGGCACGGGCGCATGCCGAGGCCGTACGCGCCGAGGCCGACGAGCGTGCCCGGCAGCGGTTGCTCGCCGCGCACGCCGATGCCGACGAGACCCTGGGCGCTGCCCGGCGCGAGGCGCAGGAAGACCGGGGCGAGGCCGTGGCCGCACTGCGGGAGATGCGGCAGCGCACCTCCGGGATGCTGGCCGAGCAGGACAAGGAACGCGCCGAGCGGTGGGCGCAGACGGAGCAGGAGGAGGCCGCCCGCGAAGCGGCCCTCGACGCGCACCACGATGAGGCGGTGACGCGCGCCGAGGCAGAACTGTCCGAGGCCGAGCAGGCGTTCGCCGATGCCGAGGACTCCGCCCGCGACCTGGAGGAAGAGTCTCACGCCCGTGCGGCGGAGCTGGTCGACCGGGCGCGGGAGCACGCGCAGGCCGCGGAGGCGGAGACGGACCGGCTCCTCCGCATGCACGCCGAGCAGCGGGACGACGCCCTCGCCCACATCGACCGCGTCCACACCAGCCTGACGGCGTGGGCGGGACAGGCGGCGGCGGAGTGA
- a CDS encoding carboxymuconolactone decarboxylase family protein, with protein MQARMKNPAYVLPGAMKGIGTLFHAIGESGLAQDVAEIVGLRASQINGCGACVHGHVANLRKAGVSEERITAVAAWRHAPFFSDAERAALKLAEAMTRLSDFSGESVPDALWDEVADHFDEKELSALILTVSVTNMFNRINTTIQEPAGTTWG; from the coding sequence ATGCAGGCACGGATGAAGAACCCGGCGTACGTCCTTCCCGGCGCGATGAAGGGCATCGGCACCCTCTTCCACGCGATCGGGGAGAGCGGCCTGGCACAGGACGTGGCGGAGATCGTCGGGCTGCGCGCCAGCCAGATCAACGGTTGCGGTGCCTGCGTGCACGGGCATGTCGCCAACCTCCGCAAGGCCGGGGTGAGCGAGGAGCGCATCACGGCCGTCGCCGCCTGGCGGCACGCGCCCTTCTTCTCGGACGCCGAGCGTGCGGCTCTGAAACTGGCGGAGGCGATGACGCGGCTTTCCGACTTCTCGGGGGAGTCGGTGCCGGACGCGCTGTGGGACGAGGTGGCCGATCACTTCGACGAGAAGGAACTCTCCGCGCTGATCCTCACCGTCTCGGTCACGAACATGTTCAACCGGATCAACACGACCATCCAGGAGCCCGCGGGCACCACCTGGGGCTGA
- a CDS encoding SUKH-4 family immunity protein, producing the protein MVTFAQAQERAEEWINGDLPAYQHREVRVREFDLGFVLWAEDRADGPRSDGGAQRLVIARDSGEATLWPGLPVGEVIRRYEEEYGRPDVAEEPAPAAPAARVDLNQTSFLLTPPEWLQDAADKLGIPDRRGAGAGGTGSVPADPSASSSSSAPSVPSVAASPAAPSVSAGADGGPVSSGGSASGSGSGSASGASAGGAAGGAVTPAQGAPAAPGSGTAWPAAGGSDPEAGDGSAAGPGASAAPGVPEGATPWAGTDTNGDAGDDRSVPLPATVFAPPLSEADGVTPPSVTPDAQTALMSGGSGLPPTAVTPAVDGPNAPGSGPAGGPGYGYPPGPATVPGVPGTPPGGVPQGSTPPPVPGGQPYGYPQGAGGAAAGPAGPAGPAGPGVPERPLAPNAGDIADAATSKAAPPPGRGRGTGPTTPPPPGAPGAPGARPGSTPPPSGPGAPGTPAGGYVPTQFVAALGPDGPGGPGGPGSEGPGAPGGPGSSAGAGSPQGPGAPLPPQQPTGAPHAPGAPQPPGPPGAPQPPGAPGGTPPGGVHHAATMFADPGRMGPGAPQPPQPPGPPGAPGAPNPPGPPGAPGAPHPPGAPQPPGGPGAPGVPGGPGPVHHAETMLATPPAGGPGVPPPPQAPGAPPAAPGAPGAPGAPGAPGVPGGPQPMPHGGVPGAVPPGMPPGAMPHGAMPPGAMPPPGQPVPGQPPAYGYPQQPTGQPTVGPGYQAVLRYRAQDGSEQQLIRRSAPGTPHPEWQIFHELRAMNVPPDQVLELHTELESCELPGAYCARMIREQWPQARITSIAPYGTDHASRQQGMQQLLAHQGELHQVADGPARPAPVRAPLPPVQPAPPIPPEAIGQELGAAFGPGVFRFEQAAVSRQGVPPVVAHTLVAAGLPMDMGPFFWAQAQPGRPVPTLAELAAERGVQPASDAGSYLVMGSDFGKAICVQYGTANIVAVPVEAGPGGAPVPPQFVNTGLPEFARCLALLGRMWRLRFGLNQEQAGRWTVDFQAQLAALDPAALGSPESWWSVLLEQMWDGLL; encoded by the coding sequence ATGGTGACCTTCGCGCAGGCGCAGGAGCGTGCGGAAGAGTGGATCAACGGGGATCTCCCGGCGTATCAGCATCGTGAGGTGCGGGTGCGGGAGTTCGATCTCGGGTTCGTGTTGTGGGCCGAGGACCGGGCGGACGGGCCGCGGTCGGACGGTGGTGCGCAGCGGCTGGTGATCGCGCGGGACAGTGGTGAGGCGACGCTGTGGCCCGGGCTGCCGGTGGGTGAGGTGATTCGCCGGTATGAGGAGGAGTACGGCCGTCCGGATGTGGCGGAGGAGCCGGCTCCGGCGGCGCCTGCCGCGCGGGTGGATCTGAATCAGACGTCGTTCCTGCTGACTCCGCCGGAGTGGTTGCAGGATGCGGCGGACAAGCTGGGGATTCCGGATCGGCGGGGTGCGGGGGCCGGCGGGACGGGGTCGGTTCCTGCGGATCCTTCGGCCTCTTCGTCCTCTTCGGCTCCTTCGGTTCCTTCGGTTGCTGCGTCTCCCGCGGCTCCTTCGGTTTCTGCGGGCGCTGACGGTGGTCCGGTTTCTTCTGGCGGGTCGGCTTCCGGTTCCGGTTCTGGTTCCGCTTCCGGTGCCTCGGCCGGGGGCGCGGCTGGGGGCGCTGTGACTCCCGCCCAGGGGGCGCCCGCCGCGCCGGGGAGCGGTACGGCGTGGCCGGCCGCCGGGGGGAGTGATCCGGAGGCGGGCGACGGCTCGGCCGCCGGTCCGGGTGCTTCCGCCGCGCCGGGCGTGCCGGAGGGGGCGACGCCCTGGGCCGGTACGGACACCAACGGCGATGCCGGTGACGACCGTTCCGTACCGCTGCCCGCGACGGTCTTCGCGCCGCCGCTGAGCGAGGCCGACGGTGTCACGCCGCCGTCGGTGACGCCCGACGCGCAGACGGCCCTGATGTCGGGCGGCAGCGGGCTTCCGCCGACCGCGGTGACGCCGGCTGTGGACGGTCCGAACGCCCCGGGCTCCGGCCCCGCGGGTGGCCCGGGATACGGCTACCCCCCGGGCCCGGCCACTGTGCCCGGTGTACCGGGGACGCCGCCCGGTGGGGTGCCGCAGGGCAGTACGCCTCCGCCGGTTCCGGGTGGGCAGCCGTACGGCTATCCGCAGGGGGCGGGTGGCGCAGCTGCCGGTCCCGCCGGACCGGCTGGTCCTGCCGGTCCGGGTGTGCCGGAGCGGCCGCTCGCGCCCAACGCAGGGGACATCGCCGACGCCGCGACCAGCAAGGCGGCTCCGCCGCCGGGCCGTGGGCGGGGCACGGGTCCGACCACGCCGCCTCCGCCGGGTGCTCCGGGTGCACCGGGAGCGCGGCCGGGCAGTACGCCCCCGCCGTCGGGTCCCGGGGCTCCGGGTACTCCGGCGGGCGGTTACGTGCCTACGCAGTTTGTGGCGGCGCTCGGCCCTGACGGGCCGGGAGGGCCCGGAGGGCCTGGTTCCGAGGGTCCCGGTGCGCCCGGCGGTCCGGGCAGTTCCGCGGGGGCCGGGTCTCCGCAGGGGCCGGGTGCGCCGCTGCCTCCGCAGCAGCCGACGGGTGCTCCGCATGCGCCTGGCGCGCCGCAGCCGCCTGGTCCCCCTGGCGCGCCGCAGCCGCCCGGCGCCCCTGGTGGTACGCCTCCGGGGGGTGTCCACCATGCCGCCACGATGTTTGCCGACCCCGGCCGGATGGGCCCGGGCGCGCCTCAGCCTCCGCAGCCGCCCGGTCCTCCTGGAGCGCCCGGTGCTCCGAATCCGCCCGGTCCGCCGGGAGCGCCAGGCGCTCCTCACCCGCCCGGCGCGCCGCAGCCGCCCGGCGGCCCTGGTGCTCCGGGTGTTCCTGGCGGCCCTGGTCCCGTGCATCACGCGGAGACCATGCTGGCCACGCCTCCGGCGGGTGGCCCCGGCGTGCCTCCGCCGCCGCAGGCACCTGGCGCGCCGCCCGCTGCCCCGGGAGCCCCGGGAGCCCCGGGAGCCCCGGGAGCACCTGGTGTGCCTGGTGGTCCGCAGCCCATGCCGCACGGCGGGGTGCCGGGGGCGGTGCCTCCGGGTATGCCGCCCGGTGCGATGCCTCATGGTGCGATGCCCCCGGGTGCGATGCCGCCGCCCGGCCAGCCCGTTCCCGGCCAGCCGCCGGCGTACGGCTATCCGCAGCAGCCCACCGGGCAGCCGACCGTGGGCCCCGGCTACCAGGCCGTGCTGCGCTACCGCGCGCAGGACGGTTCCGAGCAGCAGCTGATCCGGCGTTCGGCGCCGGGCACGCCGCACCCGGAGTGGCAGATCTTCCACGAGCTGCGGGCCATGAACGTGCCCCCGGACCAGGTGCTGGAGCTGCACACCGAACTGGAGTCGTGCGAGCTGCCGGGCGCGTACTGCGCGCGGATGATCCGTGAGCAGTGGCCGCAGGCGCGCATCACGAGCATCGCCCCGTACGGCACCGACCATGCGAGTCGGCAGCAGGGCATGCAGCAGCTGCTGGCCCACCAGGGCGAGTTGCACCAGGTGGCGGACGGCCCGGCGCGTCCGGCTCCGGTGCGCGCGCCGCTGCCGCCGGTGCAGCCGGCGCCGCCGATCCCGCCGGAGGCCATCGGGCAGGAGTTGGGGGCCGCGTTCGGGCCGGGTGTGTTCCGGTTCGAGCAGGCCGCCGTGTCGCGGCAGGGTGTGCCGCCGGTGGTGGCGCACACGCTGGTGGCGGCCGGTCTGCCGATGGACATGGGCCCGTTCTTCTGGGCGCAGGCCCAGCCGGGGCGGCCCGTTCCGACGCTGGCGGAGCTGGCTGCCGAGCGCGGTGTGCAGCCGGCCTCGGACGCGGGTTCCTACCTGGTGATGGGCAGCGACTTCGGCAAGGCGATCTGCGTGCAGTACGGCACGGCGAACATCGTCGCCGTGCCGGTGGAGGCGGGGCCGGGCGGGGCGCCCGTGCCACCGCAGTTCGTGAACACCGGGCTGCCGGAGTTCGCCCGCTGCCTGGCGCTGCTCGGGCGGATGTGGCGGCTGCGGTTCGGGCTGAACCAGGAGCAGGCGGGCCGTTGGACCGTCGACTTCCAGGCCCAGCTGGCCGCGCTCGACCCGGCGGCGCTCGGCTCGCCGGAGAGCTGGTGGTCGGTGCTGCTGGAGCAGATGTGGGACGGCCTGCTGTGA
- a CDS encoding SMI1/KNR4 family protein has translation MTTGRLGQQAAPPNAAYAGQVVHFPDPVRAARHPRGVRVDEHGYPDFSAYARAAAEIAEPPEGFGVDELRLTDYVSANTALSASGHELWDTVPAVATPHGWTWHHVVGSRRLELVPVEVKALLRHHGGVATSGVDHSKRGTRPLQETRPAHFGLPKSGVAVTESQVQGVEEDLGYRLPGAYRSFLKAAGGCAPVGAALDAELGLLVDQPFFTVRDEAAVNDLVYVNKCLRDHLTKDYLGVAFVQGGLLAVKVKGERIGSVWFCAYDDARDVDPSVPPAERVERLLLPCGDDFDVFLSRLAGNPPELETVANLMVDGGFARVVPAGAVSSSAVGE, from the coding sequence ATGACGACAGGTCGGCTCGGGCAGCAAGCCGCGCCGCCGAACGCGGCCTACGCCGGGCAGGTCGTGCATTTCCCGGATCCGGTCCGGGCGGCCCGTCACCCGAGAGGGGTACGGGTCGATGAGCATGGTTACCCCGACTTCTCGGCTTACGCGCGTGCGGCTGCGGAGATCGCGGAGCCGCCGGAGGGTTTCGGTGTCGACGAGTTGCGGCTGACGGATTATGTGTCGGCGAACACGGCGTTGTCGGCGTCCGGGCACGAGTTGTGGGACACGGTGCCGGCGGTGGCGACGCCGCACGGCTGGACGTGGCATCACGTGGTGGGGTCGCGGCGGCTGGAGCTGGTGCCGGTCGAGGTGAAGGCGCTGTTGCGGCATCACGGGGGTGTGGCGACGTCGGGTGTCGACCACTCGAAGCGGGGGACGCGGCCGTTGCAGGAGACGCGTCCGGCGCACTTCGGGCTGCCGAAGTCGGGTGTGGCGGTGACGGAGTCGCAGGTGCAGGGCGTCGAGGAGGACTTGGGCTACCGGTTGCCGGGTGCGTACCGGTCGTTTCTGAAGGCGGCGGGTGGCTGTGCGCCGGTGGGTGCCGCGCTGGACGCGGAGCTGGGGCTGCTGGTGGACCAGCCGTTCTTCACGGTGCGGGACGAGGCCGCGGTCAATGACCTGGTGTACGTCAACAAGTGTCTGCGTGACCATCTGACCAAGGACTATCTGGGGGTCGCTTTCGTCCAGGGCGGTCTGCTGGCCGTGAAGGTGAAGGGCGAGCGCATCGGGTCCGTGTGGTTCTGCGCGTATGACGACGCGCGGGACGTGGATCCCTCGGTTCCGCCGGCGGAGCGGGTGGAACGGCTGCTGCTGCCGTGCGGGGACGACTTCGATGTCTTCCTGTCGCGGCTGGCGGGCAATCCGCCGGAGTTGGAGACGGTGGCGAACCTGATGGTGGACGGCGGGTTCGCGCGTGTGGTGCCGGCGGGCGCGGTGTCGTCGTCGGCCGTGGGGGAGTGA